From Periophthalmus magnuspinnatus isolate fPerMag1 chromosome 1, fPerMag1.2.pri, whole genome shotgun sequence:
GCTGTGGCATAAATACATTGTGGAACCTTGTGTTTCCTCATTTCTACCCAGTGGGTGCGGATACGGCGGTCAAATTGCCCTCAAGATGACAGGCCGCTgttgctggtttagtcctggtctgtaaCCTGTCTCACCTCTCTCCAAGCTGTGAGGCTGGTTatgtggttcagtccttgtcttTTCCtagctcagtcctggtctagtcctggtctataacCAGTTTCTCCTCCTTGTTTAGGCTGTAAGAAGTGCTGTGTGCCTCCCTCACCTGTattagtgctggttcagtcctggctaaGACCTGGTTTATCCTGGTTTttactcctggtctagttctggttcagtcatcattcagtcctggtctagtcctggtctataacctgtctctctcttaaGGCTGTGTTGTGAGCATTGCATGGGCAGTCAGTCTCCCTTCGGTTTcctttaagtcctggttcagtcctggttcagtcctagttcagtcctggtctactcctggtctcCTCCTGGTCTTCTCCTGGTGTACTGGTCTAtttgtggttcagtcctggtttaataatgGTTTATCTCTGTTTCATtgatggttcagtcctggtctagacctggtctagtcctaggcGTGCTGTGAATGTTGCGTGGGCTCTCTTCCCTGGGCCTCCCACACCTGTATTAGtcttggttcaatcctggtttagtcctggttcagtcctggtctataacttgtctctctctctttaggcTGTAAGGAATGCTGTGAGCGTTGCGTGGGCAGTCTTCCCTGGGCCTCCCTTATTGCCACCATCTTACTGTACATGGGAGTGGCTCTGTTCTGTGGATGTGGACACGAGGCTCTCAGTGGGACAGTGACCATTCTGCAGAACTACTTTGAGGTGATCCGAGCTCCAGAAGCCATCGACGTCTTTACTATGTGAGTACACTGAACTTAAGGTAACACTTCACTTTTGAGTTGTAACAAGGCATTACGTAATATGTAGTACATTCAATATTTCTTAATCTAtcgtttataataataataataataataataataataataataataataataataataatagaatggTATCTGAAATAGTTTGGATAGATGCTAGCATCTATCCAAACTATTTCAGATACCATTCTAATTGTTAAAGTGTAGGCCTAGTTATTAAGCAGTATTCAGATGTTTTGAGGAgattaaatgttcaaaatattaaatctgGGGTACCTGATGTTCACACCATAGAAGAAAGAAGTAGGTATTTATATCTGTCTAATTTGTCCGTAGCTCCCACAAACCTTTGGCCATGCTCACATTCTGTTTGGAACatgacagctagcaggttagctatgtccatttatatatatgtagtgTATGAGTGAACCGCATACGCGCTTGGTGCAAGTTAATGAAAAATTAAGAAGGCTTTATTATTAGCTGCAGACGACACAGCGGTCTAATTTTGTCACAAAATACTGCTTTTAAAATATACCCTTTGGGGGAAAAACAGAGACGGATCTAACATTCAGGGGGCTCTAGGCACAATTTGGCTTGGAGGCCCTCAGCTTTTATCATCTGCACTATACCTATCTGTATTACCCACATCAGAGTTTGAGAACTCCAATAGCCACAACAAAAAGGATAGAATACTTTTCTGATCAGCAAAATGTTGAATATTATTGAAATCATTCTTGTtttgtaatgcattttaatatattcTATTTGGCTAAAGTGTGATTACATTTATGGATTCTGTAATATAAATGATGTGGTTGTGCCACACTAGGCCCTTAAACGTGCTCTAGGATGGTcttaaaattaatacttcaatTTAACTCATTGATTTATTCATTATCATTACAAGATTAGGACCAATACACTACCATGAACATTTTCAGTTTAGTTTCACTTCATAatttcatattcatattcatattcacataatttcatattcatattatttgtattcaataaatgcaggaaaactaataaatgtgtaaatcatTAGCCGGTGATTAGACATATTAATATGTCTAATAAAATGCTCACAAACAAATGTAGGAATAAATTAGTACAACTCGTTAGTATGCGAAAAAATGTTCGCGGGTCATTCACTCGTCCACCAAAGGCAAAGGAAGCTTCTGCCATTATCAGCAGTAACTTATAGAGGCTGAATTCTTGGTCTGaggcaaagacaaaacaaacattaaactgaCGTCATACTGTCCTGTGTGCTCATGCTGTGgctgagacacagggaggggtCGATGCACAGCAGTGTGTCATAttatacaaacacatttaaccaatcagaaaggagAGGAGCAAATCAGAGCCCCATTTTGTCATAACTATATGTAAAATGACAGACAGGCATGAATGATAAAATTAACTGGACTTGGGACCTGAGTGACATAGGGCTCTTTGCAGTTGCTTTATGCAACTGGCATAGTCTGTGAATAGGAAGATTCGGCTCTgggaaaaacagaacatttactCTTAACAAAAgtactgcagctttaattacTGGCTCTATTCCTGTTACCAAGTTCTCAAATCAAAGGTCGTGGGTATATTGTCAGCACGATGATGTTTTAAAGAAATGCAAAATCAGAATAGATATACTGTCTACAAGAGGAAAACTACAAAACTATCAACTCCTAAAACTTGTTACCTTGTTATAGAGATAAGTATTCATTCTGGTTTTGGTTTCATAACATGTTAAATTAATTAGTTTCTTTCATTAGTGCATTGAAGCCCTTTTCTTCTTTGTAGTTAGTTGTGCCTCGTAGCCCCCCACACTGCACTCAAAGCCCTTACAGACCTCATCTAAACAGCGATTACTGACTGAGTGTTGATGTTATTCCCACAGCATTGACATCTTCAAGTACATCATCTATGGACTTGCTGATAAAATAGTTATTAAGCAGGTCATTCTTAAagctatttgtttattatgaataatgtatttttcatgCTTTACTAAGGCTAAAGATCTTTGGCTCTAATTACACCTGTTGCCAAGTTTTCACTAACAAAAATCTTGGGGTTGGTATTCAATCTTGTTTtggtttcagaacatgttaaaTTAATTAGCTTCATTCATTAGTGCAATGAAGCCCCTCTCTTCTGTGTAATTATTTGTGCCTCGTGCAGACCTCATAGAAGTAGAGATTACTGACTGAGTGTTGATGTCATTCCCACAGCATTGACATCCTGAAGTACATCATCTATGGGCTGGCTGCTGGCTTCTTTGTGTTCGGGGTCCTTCTGCTCGTGGAGGGCTTCTTCACCACTGGAGCCATCAGGGACCTGTATGGAGAGTTCAAGATCACTGCCTGCGGCCGTTGCCTCACCGCATTCGTAAGAAACATCTTTAAtgtcacaatataaaaatacattttattttatcatgttatttctaccatattataacatttttcCCTAATCAAGGACGTACCTGGAGAAGTTTTATATGTCacccatacatgtttgagtaatcttgcaatctcacaggctctatttgaaccctcaGTATGGTTAACAGTACAATCCTGACTCAGCTCACATTGTTTTCTGAATATAGACATTTTTGAACcataaaagataacatggtgatctaaatatattatttgTTGACACTTAATACCtcacagaagtgtaataccccttctttaataataatttaataagtCTGCtgattttctattgaaaacggTGTCACTGATTTCTGTCTGCCACTTTATGGGGCGTCACTTAAAACATCATCACGACAAAGTGCCTCTGTCTGacctatggataactgcagtTCAGTGCCATTTGTgccaacactacacaacactgctgaattattattattattattattattattattattattattattattattattattattattattattattattattattattattattattattattattattaatgtataaaAAACAGGAGagcaaagtacagagcagtagtCATGTACGGGAGGATTTTTGAAGCAATGGTGCTTCAaatgcaggagaataaagattactcaaacatgcacaaatcaaaaCTTTGAGTAATTTATTACGGAGGGAGATCATTATAACATGTTGAATAGATTGTATCGCACATGCTTAATtgataaataatgaaaattcTCATTGTTGGGGTGCGCAATGCTCTGGACTTTGGCAATGGCTGGGACATATCATCAGGTTCAGTAATTGTTGATATTCCCTTATTGGACAACACCTGGTAATATTCAAAAATGATTGTGTAATTTAAAACCATTCTTATTTATACTAATTGATGTTTTTGCATGATTGTCAATAGAGACTTGGAGCCTTCAATCCAAGAAACAGTTTGTgccttttcattttaaaaaaggtcattttttatttaatttatttgctgacattttaaataacaaaatacaattttttgtgGATATATTTGCACATCTACATTATTTTCATAGCTTTTCCTGTACTCCTGCTAATTTTACACTGACATTCTGCGTTCTTGTGTTATGCAACCAGGTTTTATTTGGACATGACTAAGTGAACTATCCCTTTTATAGAATTATGGCGGTGACTAAACAATTTGCTGTGTGTAATGTGCATTAGCAGAAGATAATTAGCAATAcagtaaaacatatatttttcaatgtattactttgttggtttatttatgtatttatttgtttatttgtttgttctatttcattcacattatttctttatttttataccCAGCTGTCAAGGaccaaaaaatattataatacatttttaagatcAGGGCAttaaatatgggttttttcttggtttagtacttgctttagttctggtctaatcctggtttagtccttgttcagccctagtttagttctggtttagtccaggaagaatcattagaaaactgtgagtTATCAAGCGGAGATGAGTGCAGAAAGGATCAAATATAAACACTATTTTTAGACCTGATTGCtatgtgtttcttgcagcgtgCTCTataatttaaacagattttttcacAGTTCCGTACAAGAAAATTGACATGTAGATAGATGTGATATAATATAGTGAAAACCTGATTATAGTCAATTAGTGATTCTGATATATTTAACATAAATCAGTACTAGGTTTTAAGCTATAACCAGGTTTAACGGTGTTTTACTGTGTAACATCTCTGGTGACAGGTTTACCATtcccttgtctccatggaggtgttatagCTTTTATAGtttgacattaaatatatctagcATTTACTTTGGGTTGGGTGcttttattcctcaaaaatatTTGGTAAAacatgcctctccacagatctgacctgtatctgtCAAGTTTTTCCACCTGATTGGTACTGGTTTGTACTTCTCCCACCTATCCTGCGTGGGTGTTTGACAGGCTGAATTGTACACCACATACACCAAACTCCAAGAGCATTAAGACTTGAGAGAACACAGAAATATGaacagataaacaaaaaaaaattcatatctatttcagaacatgtttgtagaggtcgcAAATACAGATACAGGATGGGATGgaaggatattttgttctttgcagagaaaATTCTATCATCTAATTAAtttcagcctttgtgatttggtaACGGTGCCAACTCAGATTGCAGTTTGGATTTGATTGTGATAGTAAATGTAGTTGACCATATTGTTCTTTAAACCAAAAGGGCCTCAAAATCATACTCTCTGAAACCATTTTAAATGATGTCCAAGCAGAAGACAAACTGTGACTGTTCCTGAGCCTCATTGCCAAGGCCCATTCTCCATGTGGCAGCTCTGTGTGAGTCACGTATCAAtcgtgaggaggagagggtggggggggggggggggggcacccATATACTTGCAGAGTTCCCAGATTAGGTTGACTAATGaataatttttaatattttttttacttccttGGCACAATTTTGGCTGCTCCTCAAATATTGTCTCAATGTGttgtttctctttcttcctctctctcacatgttgtttctcctctctctttcagcTGATGTTCTTGGCCTATCTCTTCTTCCTGGTGTGGTTGGGTGTCACCGCGTTCACATCTTTGCCAGTATTCATGTACTTTAACGTTTGGTCCATGTGTCAGAACACCAGTGTGGTGGAGGGCGCCAACCTCTGCCTCGACCTGCGCCAGTTTGGTAAGTCTCCACGGGGGGAACTGTTTTTATCAGTTAAGAAAACATTATGTCAGCTATGGCTTGATTGTcaaggtatcaatactaaaaaaggcACATTGACAGGACTTGAAtggtgtatcagaacaagtataagaccacatagtgTAGGCTACTGGACCACTATGGCacctacctggatgacagagggattacacagatataaggccacatggtaatataaaagaaagtactgcaatttaatattgaaaattccattctattgtttaaagagagagtgtttttttgttattattgtggtgtcagtattgagtatcgagtctattccttagactcgaaatcaagtttgaaattttagtatcgtgacaacactagtaataaaataagtataaaCTTACATTACCTAAGCCCACCTTTGGTCCTGGATCATACTTTAGGTGTAATCTGGTTAAATGGCAGCTCACCAAACTCACCAAACTGGCAGAGTCCATGGAAACTGTGGTCTCCAAATGCCACACAGAGCAGCAGGAGCCAGTGCCACCTCCAAATGTCATGCTCAAACTGAGAGAGGCAAAAGGTGCATTTCAATTTATaatttggattaaaaaaaacacttctatGCACCAGATTCACTTGTACATGTCAATATTAACAAATGGTTTAGTCTTTGATGACTCCTGTATAAACTGAAACTGCATTTGACCATTTAAATACTGCTctggtgttgtcacaatactaaaatttcaaacttgatttcaatactaaggaatagactcgatacttaaTACCAATTTTGACACTTTAttaacattaaatcacagtactttcttttatattactatgtggccttttatctgtgtaatccttcagtctaCCAGGTACGTTCCtctacttgttctgatgcagctcaagatcattctaaagctgttcaggaaaggttcatttctgtcctgtaaccgtgacttttttagtattgatacttaagtatcttttgttcagtactaGTCTTAGTGTcaatttgtatctgattttcgatacttttgaaaaccctgTACTGCACTATATGAGTATGTCTTGTCTTACCATATTGCTACCACATATTTTACAATAACATGTGAATAACATTAATGACATCAAAGACTGAACATAGGACCTTCTGGAGCAacataaattattcaaaatcaTGGGTGTATCACCATGACAATCCAAATGAAAGAGATGCTGTATAAACATGCTAGTTTGTGCAGAGCGACACTCCTCCATGTtgatgtgtttttctctcacttTGAACCTGAAAGCAAAGCCATGATGTAATACAAGAGAAACTGTCCTCTGATCgctgccatctagtgttcaAAATCAGCTGCAGAAAATAGCTGCAGAAAATCCTGCCAATTAAACTTGATgttgaattgtgttttgtttcattcacacatgtttaacacacaaaccctgaaaatttaggagttcttctttcaaacagaaaactgttccataatacaggaagtgctccactgtgtttttaaactccgtacaccttcactagaatcatttgaataatttcaccaAATTACTCTACTAAACAAAGgataaacttgaaaactaccacttcatgacatcacaagttggaacagagcattttgagagaCTAATATTAAAGGCTTACTCagacatctgtgaatgaaacaaaacacaactacatgcatgtttttgatgaggtagaatagcttaaagctcacaagagtcaattttgcataatataggactttttaaactccatgcagtCAAGCATTTGACACACGATCGCCTCCACTGATGCAtgttcaaagtgtttttgtaGCAGtaaaacagctgtaattgaataaataccaGACAGAAATTTGTTGTCCTttactgtgggatattccatgcaaagcaatacCTTTTTCATGGAAAGAAGGAGGTAGtggaccctccaacagaaatgttacatagtgctcttTAGATATCATGTCAGtcgtataaaaaaaaaaagacaattcaCTGTATTTGATGCTGTTGTGCAAATTAAATGCACCACAATAGTGTTTTTGATCATTTGTCTTCACCAAACAGCTTAAAACATCAGCTGCTACTATTTTTAGCCTTATTTACTAAATCCACTCCTTATCGCTTTTTGTGCCCTCTTTAGCAGCAGTGGTGTTTTGTAATGCTCAGAAATGAGGATTTAATTGCTACAAGATATAACTTTTAAGtccatgaaacaaaacacaccagaaaagtcacactaTTGGACCATTAATAACTGTACTATGTTTTGTCTGTTACAGGAGCTGTCACTATCTCTGAGGACAGAAAAGTGTGCACAGGATCTGACAAGTTCTTCAAGATGTGCGAATCCAATGAGGTGagagttaaaacaaaacaaaaaaattagttgatttaacaaaaataaactgtgttGTCCTAACGCAAATCTCTTCTTCAGCTGGACCTGACCTTCCACCTGTTTGTGTGTGCACTGGCAGGAGCTGGGGCTGCTGTTATTGCTATGGTGAGAATATTAGAGATACTGACataataaaattattataattgtATCATAAGTAATGGTTCACGGGCAGAGTGACTGCATATTGTGTGAATCTCGCCTAAAGAAGTAgctattgacttttttttgtcgttacgtttttattgcactgaaaaaacttACTGGAGGATGgtccttctgcttgtttccatggaaatgttgctgcTTTGGTATTTTACAGAATACAGTTATTCCACAGAATTACTTGTATGTCTTACTGACttatctgtcaccatggagaattttccaaagtatgggttttaactttccatatGTTGGTGACGTGCACAGAAAGTTAGAAGGTATTgcttgaaaaataataataataaagtaaatactAAACATAAAAACTATAATACTACGATCATGTTAAATGTGGAGATATTTTGTCATCTATCAATAACATTTATCAGGTCGTTATGCTGACCCCTGTTCTCCATTTGACATTTTGAAATCATCCAATGATAAAACATATACGCACATAACCTATTGATTTTCTCTTGCTTCATATAAGCAGCTGGTTttgattattattgattttatgGCAATCTCATAATTGGCCCATTCATTTCTGCTAGACTCTGTTCATTACTTAAGACATTCCTGGAAAGTTATTTTATAAAGTTGATCAATAGAAGTTTAAAGCCTTCTACTTAAATGAATGTTAAGTATAGGACTAATCAATACATTTTAGCATTgacatattttgattttgaccTGGACACAGAATGAAGTGAATCATTGAATGCAGTTTATATTAGGGCTAGTTAAATGCCCTCTAGGGACCAGCTTGAGTAACTGTGAAATACCACAGAAAACATTGGGATATACTGTGAATATATGTGAATAGCAGCAGGAGAGCCAATTCCATCTGCCAAATGCAACTAGTGGAAACATGTGGTAGTGCAGTCCTCACAAAACACAAGCCACAGCACCAAATGCTATTACAATTATCTATGGCAGAAtacatcaaaatcacaacattatcTGCAATGAAACCTGACACTTGGGCATAGTAGTTGGCACGCCTGTCTCACACTAAGAAGGTATTATCTACTTTATTCCACCTCAACAACTTTTACTTCTGTTGTTGTGATTGGGACTTCcggttaagcgggaatcccacTAATTCCTGTAGAGTCAACAATGCACTCTTGTCTTTGGGAGGCTTGAAAATGGCTTAGTAGTCTGTATAAAACTCACTTGAGATTGGTAGCTCTATTCAAAATCATACAATGCAACAGTCTGTGAGGAGTTTGATATATCTACACATGTAATGAAAAAGGTGTTTTGCCTCATATCTGTTAGGTCCGAATAACGATAATGATCAAAATCCAATTGTTTTAATAGTTGATCACTAGACTATTCTGATTAGATGGATGTAATTGTGATTTACTGCTTTATTCAGTTACAAAAGTAGAAATATGATGAATAGATGGATGgctagatagacagatagagacACACTGGACTCACCCTGCTCCATCTGCTGCTCCCCCTCCCCCACAGGTGCACTTCCTGATGGCTCTGGCTGCTAACTGGGGCTACCTGAAGGATGCCAGCCGGATGCAGAAGTACGAAGACATCAAGTCCAAGGAGGAGCAAGAGCTGCATGACATCCACTCCACGCGCTCCAAAGAACGACTCAACGCTTACACATAGAGCGGAGAGCCAGCAGAGGGCGGCACACACCATTCAAACAGAGCAtaggcacatacacacaagcACCCACCTGACAAACACCACAAATATACCACTAAATATACCATAAAAACACTAACAAACCAATGACACTAGTAGAGttaagttttaaaaatatactacaAGAAGGCAGGGAGCACAGACACTTGGCAATCCATGGTGACCACTGCAAAAAATGTGctgttgttaaaataatttgaattaACTGAgatttttgagttgttttgactAATTTAGGGTTAGTCAAGttgttttaagatatttttactAGTTGCATATCATCTGAAACTGGAGTAAGAACTAACTTGCAAACAATTTAGCtcgaaataagaaaaaatatgtatcGAAACTAGTCAGAAGTATCTtgaaataatagaaatgataGGACCAATAAAACTACCTTAgtcaaaattattcaaattaatattctgatttcaagtcattttaaccaaTAGATTCTCTTTttgcagtatgcaacttttacCTCCAAGAAagcaattttgtattttttccatcaTAAAAAGTGGTGCTAGATAGTAGAAAAATGTGTAGAAATAAATACTGAGTAGTTTGAGTAGTCGTATTTTAGAGCCAAATTAGTCAAATTAGTGCGCTAGGCTAGGCCCATTATAGAAAATTTCTTTACCATTTTAactattttgtaatatttttttgtcttatttgcgCTTCAAAAGCAGCTATGTAGAAAA
This genomic window contains:
- the LOC117393858 gene encoding neuronal membrane glycoprotein M6-a-like; the protein is MEENMDDSQSQKGCKECCERCVGSLPWASLIATILLYMGVALFCGCGHEALSGTVTILQNYFEVIRAPEAIDVFTIIDILKYIIYGLAAGFFVFGVLLLVEGFFTTGAIRDLYGEFKITACGRCLTAFLMFLAYLFFLVWLGVTAFTSLPVFMYFNVWSMCQNTSVVEGANLCLDLRQFGAVTISEDRKVCTGSDKFFKMCESNELDLTFHLFVCALAGAGAAVIAMVHFLMALAANWGYLKDASRMQKYEDIKSKEEQELHDIHSTRSKERLNAYT